TCCCCTATTAACATAAAGCTTCATCTTTTCCACATCATATAAACCCTCAATATATTCAGTAGCATAAGGCGGTGTAATTAGCGGTCCAATAAAGGGCAGTTGAATTTGTCCGCCATGACTATGACCTGAAAGCTGTAAGTGAACAGGATACTTTTTTGACTCAAGTGCTGCATCTGGTTCATGAGCTAATAGAATATTAAACATATCTTTATTTAAATTTCCTAATGTTGCATCATAATTGGGTTTCCCAAGCATAAGGTCATCAATTCCTGCAATGGCTATTTTACTACCATCAACCATTTTTACATTTGCAACCTCATTTTGTAATAATGTAAACCCAGACATTGTTATAACATTTCGATAAATATCAGTACCGTAACCACCATGGTCATGATTCCCGTAAACAGCGTATTTTCCAAATGGTGCCTCTAGCTTTTCAAGAACAGGAACAATTTTATTTATTTTCTCATATTGATTTGGTTCGTCCATTAAGTCACCCGTGAAAAGCAATAAATCAGGAGAAAGAGAATTTATTTCCTTCACAATTGTTTCTAGTCGTTCTAATGTGAAAAATTCACTTAAATGTGTATCGCTAAATTGTACGATTTTAAAACCTTCGAATGCTTTTGGGATGTTTGGATGTGAGAGTGAAAGAATGTTTTTATCTAAAAAAGTAGGCTCAATATACCTGGCATATGTATAACCACCTGCTGCTGTTAAAAAGCTTACAAAAGAAAAGGAAAGAAGACCTTTTAAAAAAGATCTTCTTGAATATAATTTTGTCATGTTTCTACCAACCATTTCTCCGTGTTTTATTCATATATATTAAGTCATTTTATATTTTTACGTCCGTACCTGAAAAAATTCTTCAAAACAAGTATATCATGCTTCAATTTAAAGAACCATTTCATACTATTTAAATAGTAACAGAAGTGTAATTATGTTAAGATATGAATGAATGGTCATTCATTACACAAGGGGGAAAATGATTATGAAGGATAATGTTATCATTGTTACAGGTGGCTCAAGTGGGATGGGAAAAGCTATGGCAAAACGGTTTGCTGAAGATGGTGCTAAGGTTGTTATAATTGGTCGAACGCTAGAAAAACTGAATGAAGCGAAAAATGAGATTCAAACATATGATGGACAGGTCCTTCCAATACAACTTGATGTAAGAGATCCTGAAAAAATATCAGAAATGATTCAGCAGGTTGATACTAAATTTGGAAAAATTGATGGATTTGTTAATAATGCTGCAGGGAATTTTATCTGCCCTGCTGAAAATCTTTCTATAAATGGTTGGAAGGCCGTAATAGATATTGTGTTAAACGGGACATTTTATTGTTCTTCCGCAATCGGAAAGTACTGGATTGAGAAAAAAGTAAAGGGATCAATTTTGAATATGGTGGCTACATATGCATGGGGAGCAGGGGCAGGTGTTATTCATTCAGCTGCTGCAAAGGCTGGAGTGCTTTCAATGACAAGAACACTTGCTGTTGAATGGGGCAGTAAATATGGGATTAGAGTTAACGCTATCGCACCTGGTCCAATTGAAAGAACAGGTGGAGCTGATCGTTTATGGGAATCAGAGGAAGCTGCTGAACGTACTTTAAATAGTGTGCCACTAGGCCGATTAGGAACTCCGGAAGAAATTGCAGTGCTCTCAGCATTTTTATTATCAAATGAAGCATCTTATATAAACGGTGAATGCATCACAATGGATGGCGGTCAATGGTTAAATCAACGACCATTTTAAATGTGATAATTCAAAACTTAATTTGAAGTCTGAGTATTTGATAAGATGGCTGTCAATTCCTTTTAGTAATGAAGGTGTTTTGGCAGCTTTATTGCTCCCTTTTTAATATCTTTGAAGCCTTAATCAATTTGCAAAAAAATTCCTTTAGTTGCAATTTTGCCTAATCTTTTCAGGACTATGCTATAATATGATTACTTTCTAGATAGATATAGGTGAGGGGATTGCAATGGATCCGTTAGACGTTTTAACGAATTTGGATAAAGTATTTCCAAACTATCAGGCAATTTTCAGTGCTGATGAACAAACAGTTATTGGATATGAAGTATTAGGAAGAATAAAAATCAATGATCAAATAGATAGCCTTGGCTCATTTTTTCATGATGAAAGTATTCCAGATGAATATCGGATTGAAGTCGATGATCATTTACTACATATAGCAATAGATGAATTTTTAAAGCTTAATAACCAAGAACTGATGCTATTCATTAATCGAGATGCAAATTTGCTTATGCTAGATCATGGTGAAGATTTTTTGCATACTTTAATAGAAAAACAAGAAAAAGGATTACACTTAAATCAAATTGTACTGGAAATTACAGAGCATAATTTTCTAGGAGATATTGAACAACTGTATCATCTTTTACTTTATTACAGAACTTATGGTATTAAAGTTGCTATTGATAATATCGGGAAGGCAGGTAGCAATTTAGATCGAATTGGCCTTTTAACACCTGATATATTGAAAATAGATTTACAGCCTCTCCGATTGACTTCACCACTTCAATCTTATTATGATGTTCTTTATTCAATTTCTTTGTTAGCACGGAAAATTGGGGCAACTCTTTTATACGAAGATATTGAAGTTAATTTTCAGCTTCAATATGCATGGAAAAATGGTGGGAGATATTATCAGGGATACTTTCTAAACAAACCAACTCGTAACTTTATTGAGAGAGACGATTGTAAAGAAAGGCTCAGATTAGAATTTCAGCGTTATATAAGCTCTGAGAAGAAAAAACTAGAAGGATTATATAACTTTACTGAACAGTTTAACCTAAGAGTCCAGCAAATGCTTAATAAAATTGGTAAGCAATATACTGATTATAAACAATTACTTGAACAACTCTCAAATGAGTTAGACGATTGTTGTTTTCGTATATATATTTGCGATGAAGATGGATTTCAGCAATCCGTTAATATATTCAAAAAAGATAATTGGGAAATCCAACCTCAGTATTATTTGAAAAATTGGAGTTGGAGACCATACTTTTTAGCAAATATTATAAGAATGAGATTTGATCAAAAGGGATTTTTAAGTGATGTTTATAGTGACATAGAGACTGGTGAGCTGATTAGAACTTTTTCGTATCCATTGGATCAAAATCAGTATCTTTTTATTGATTTATCCTACGAGTATTTATATGAGGCAGATGGTTTATTATAAATTTTTCACTATTAACTGGTTATTATTCATTGAGGTACTATAAGAATAATTTGCAGGTAATGAGTCATCCTATTTATAGAAGGGGTGACAGCAAGATGACCTACTTATCAATGGTACTCGGTGTGATAGCATTGCTTATTTTAGCTACAAGCTTGATTTATACATTCAAGGTAGGAAGGCTTGTAAGTGAAAGAAAAGCGAAATATGACACTCAAATTAATGAAAAGGTTCAAGATCATCCTTACACTCGCAACCCAGTATTTCTAACTTATTTGATTGCAGCTGTTCTCTCGCTTGCATATATTTTTTATTTGGCATTTACAATATCATGGTAAAAACAGCGGACAGGTTTTCCGCTGTTTTTTTTAGAAAATTATTAAAAAAACGTTGACAATGAAACTGATAATCATTATCATTATAATCAAGAAAGAAAATAAAACAATCTAGAACTACATAAAACATTTTTACGAAGGTGAGACCCTTTTTCATCACCTTAGAATGTGCTTGTAGGAACTTGATTAGTCATTAAAC
This Metabacillus endolithicus DNA region includes the following protein-coding sequences:
- a CDS encoding metallophosphoesterase, yielding MTKLYSRRSFLKGLLSFSFVSFLTAAGGYTYARYIEPTFLDKNILSLSHPNIPKAFEGFKIVQFSDTHLSEFFTLERLETIVKEINSLSPDLLLFTGDLMDEPNQYEKINKIVPVLEKLEAPFGKYAVYGNHDHGGYGTDIYRNVITMSGFTLLQNEVANVKMVDGSKIAIAGIDDLMLGKPNYDATLGNLNKDMFNILLAHEPDAALESKKYPVHLQLSGHSHGGQIQLPFIGPLITPPYATEYIEGLYDVEKMKLYVNRGLGTTRLPFRFLSVPELTQFTLHSLK
- the fadH gene encoding 2,4-dienoyl-CoA reductase, with amino-acid sequence MIMKDNVIIVTGGSSGMGKAMAKRFAEDGAKVVIIGRTLEKLNEAKNEIQTYDGQVLPIQLDVRDPEKISEMIQQVDTKFGKIDGFVNNAAGNFICPAENLSINGWKAVIDIVLNGTFYCSSAIGKYWIEKKVKGSILNMVATYAWGAGAGVIHSAAAKAGVLSMTRTLAVEWGSKYGIRVNAIAPGPIERTGGADRLWESEEAAERTLNSVPLGRLGTPEEIAVLSAFLLSNEASYINGECITMDGGQWLNQRPF
- a CDS encoding EAL-associated domain-containing protein, coding for MDPLDVLTNLDKVFPNYQAIFSADEQTVIGYEVLGRIKINDQIDSLGSFFHDESIPDEYRIEVDDHLLHIAIDEFLKLNNQELMLFINRDANLLMLDHGEDFLHTLIEKQEKGLHLNQIVLEITEHNFLGDIEQLYHLLLYYRTYGIKVAIDNIGKAGSNLDRIGLLTPDILKIDLQPLRLTSPLQSYYDVLYSISLLARKIGATLLYEDIEVNFQLQYAWKNGGRYYQGYFLNKPTRNFIERDDCKERLRLEFQRYISSEKKKLEGLYNFTEQFNLRVQQMLNKIGKQYTDYKQLLEQLSNELDDCCFRIYICDEDGFQQSVNIFKKDNWEIQPQYYLKNWSWRPYFLANIIRMRFDQKGFLSDVYSDIETGELIRTFSYPLDQNQYLFIDLSYEYLYEADGLL